TGCCAGGTCCCCGGCAAACAAAATATCGTTATAAAGCAGGCATACGTGTCCCGGGGTATGTCCGGGGGTCGGGATCACCTCTATGTCTCCGATTTTCAACCCTTTGGCATAGGCCTCTATGCCTTCAGGCTTTTTAATCTTCATAACAGGCCCTAAGAACTTTTTGATCCCGTGACGCTCTGCCTCCCCGTATATGTATGGTATATCCTCCTTTGACGCCCACAGCCTGGCGCCGGTATGCTGCTGTAGTGAAGCGGCGTTCCCTATGTGGTTCACATTTTTTAGCATATAATGTCAAGGGGTTTTTTGGAATCATATGCTAAAACAATGCCGCAGATTGAGAGTCGGCCCCTGTCGAATATTGAGGCAAGATTCTGAACATGTTACAATATTACCATGGAACTTTCTCCTGCCAAGCACGTCAAACAAAAAGAGTAATTGTCGCGTTTTACATCCAAAACAAAAGGTAAAGGGGCGTCGAAGAAATGTATACAAGATTCAAAAGCTACAGTTGGCGTTTGATTGTCGTATTTGTGCTGGCACTTGCCTTTTTTCAGTTGAACGCACCCCCGCAGGTGGCTGCCGGCGATATCAAGCTGGTGATAGACGGTGAGAGCATTGAAACTTCACCGCAGCCGGTAATCCAGAACAGCAGGACGATGGTGCCGGTGCGCCTTGTTTCAGAAAAACTGGGTGCACAGGTGGAGTGGAACGAGCAGAACAGGACCGTACGTATTGTGAGAGGCAACCGTTCGGTGCTTTTGCGGATTGA
The DNA window shown above is from Bacillota bacterium and carries:
- a CDS encoding MBL fold metallo-hydrolase, producing MLKNVNHIGNAASLQQHTGARLWASKEDIPYIYGEAERHGIKKFLGPVMKIKKPEGIEAYAKGLKIGDIEVIPTPGHTPGHVCLLYNDILFAGDLAAYMGGRLKPLPAFMNWDMSALKDPIRMLNAFPFRWICPAHGKPVERDGKWEHLYRKSSTS